In one window of Thermodesulfobacteriota bacterium DNA:
- a CDS encoding ExbD/TolR family protein — protein MNAPAMPKRGGRHTLSEINVVPLVDVMLVLLIIFMVAAPMIQQGVDVSLPKVVAAELPADTDLLVVTVDRGGQVFVGQTPVELDTLGGRLEAIYARKTSREAYLRADKDVPYGVVVRVMAEMKRGGIERLGMVTEPLERP, from the coding sequence GTGAACGCCCCCGCCATGCCCAAGCGGGGGGGGCGGCACACCCTCTCGGAGATCAACGTGGTGCCGCTGGTGGACGTAATGCTGGTGCTGCTCATCATCTTCATGGTGGCGGCTCCCATGATCCAGCAGGGGGTGGACGTGAGCCTGCCCAAGGTGGTGGCGGCGGAGCTTCCCGCCGACACCGATCTCCTGGTGGTCACGGTAGACCGGGGGGGGCAGGTCTTCGTGGGCCAGACTCCGGTGGAGCTCGACACCCTGGGGGGGAGGCTCGAGGCGATCTACGCGCGCAAGACCTCCCGCGAGGCCTACCTGCGGGCCGACAAGGACGTGCCCTACGGGGTCGTGGTCCGCGTGATGGCGGAGATGAAGCGGGGGGGCATCGAGCGGCTGGGCATGGTGACCGAGCCCCTGGAACGGCCGTGA
- the tolQ gene encoding protein TolQ, whose amino-acid sequence MNPLGSSSILAMAFSSGAVVGGVLLILVLCSVFSWAIILYKYRVIRGASRESREFLEVFWSSKNFHTVLAATRDLARSPLAELFRAGYREWRRTTAQFAEAAPSQPEDPDDLSLEVGRIESIQRTLRLTADAEVTRLERMLIFLATVASAAPFIGLFGTVWGIMDSFREIGLTGSANLAVVAPGISEALVATATGLAAAIPAVVAYNYYNNAIKILSTEMDAFSSEFLNIVSHHAAASQAETP is encoded by the coding sequence GTGAATCCCCTCGGCTCGTCTTCCATCCTGGCCATGGCCTTTTCTTCCGGCGCCGTCGTCGGCGGCGTCCTCTTGATCCTGGTCCTGTGCTCGGTCTTCTCCTGGGCGATCATCCTCTACAAGTACCGGGTCATCCGGGGCGCCTCCCGCGAGAGCCGGGAGTTCCTGGAAGTGTTCTGGTCCAGCAAGAACTTCCACACGGTGCTCGCCGCCACCCGCGACCTCGCCCGCAGCCCCCTGGCCGAGCTCTTCCGGGCGGGCTACCGGGAGTGGCGCCGCACCACCGCCCAGTTCGCCGAGGCCGCGCCGTCCCAGCCGGAAGACCCGGACGACCTGAGCCTGGAGGTGGGCCGCATCGAGAGCATCCAGCGCACCTTGCGCCTCACCGCCGACGCGGAGGTCACCCGGCTGGAGCGGATGCTGATCTTCCTCGCCACCGTGGCCAGCGCCGCTCCCTTCATCGGGCTTTTCGGCACGGTGTGGGGGATCATGGACTCCTTCCGCGAGATCGGGCTCACGGGCTCGGCCAACCTGGCGGTGGTGGCTCCGGGCATCTCCGAGGCCCTCGTCGCCACGGCCACCGGTCTCGCCGCGGCCATCCCCGCCGTGGTGGCCTACAACTACTACAACAACGCCATCAAGATCCTCTCCACCGAGATGGACGCCTTCTCGTCGGAGTTCCTCAACATCGTCAGCCACCACGCGGCGGCGTCCCAGGCCGAGACGCCGTGA